The genome window CGGCCGCCCCCGCTCGTAGTCGCCGGGATAACCGGCGCTAGCCATGACGACGCAGACCGCGGGGCGCGGGTCCCAGACTGGCGGCACAATCTGATCCAGCCGGCCATCGACGACCGCCTCCATCAGATCAACAATGTCGCTCTGGAGCCGCATCAAGAGCGGCTCGCATTCCGGATCTCCGAAACGGACATTGAACTCCAGCACCTTGGGTCCTTGGTTGGTCATCATCAAGCCGGCATAGAGCACGCCGCGAAACGGCCGCCGTGCCCGCTTCATCGCATGCACCGTCGGCACCAGCACTTGCTCTTCGATCCGCCGCAAATCGGCCTCCGTCACGAGCGGTGTGGGAGAATAGGCCCCCATCCCGCCGGTGTTTGGCCCGGTATCGCCGTCGAAGGCCGCCTTGTGGTCCTGCGCCGGCGGGAGGCTAACGATCGTGCGGCCGTCGGTGATCGCCAGCACGCTCGCTTCTTGGCCGTCGAGCCGTTCCTCGATGACGAGTTGATTGCCGGCGTCGCCGAATTGGCGGTCGCGGCCGATTTTGTGGACCGCTTCGATCGCCTCGTTTCGCCCTTTGCACACGAACACTCCCTTGCCCGCAGCCAGCCCGTCGGCCTTGACCACCACCGGCACATCCTCGCGTTCGCGGAGAAACGTGGCCGCCCGAGCCGGATCGCGAAACACCTGATATTCGGCCGTGGGAACGCTGGCTTGGCGGAGCAGGTTTTTGCAAAAGACCTTGCTCCCTTCGAGTTCCGCCGCCAAACGACTCGGCCCGAAAATTCGCAGCTTCTCGACGCTAAAGGCATCCACGATCCCGCCGACGAGCGGACCCTCGGGGCCGACGATGGTTAGATCGATCGCGTTTTGCCTGACGAACTTGATGAGCCGCGGAAAATCGAGCGGCGAGAGATCGACATTTTCCGCGTCGATCTCAGTGCCGGCATTGCCCGGCGCAACAAACACCTGCTCGACGCGCGGGCTGGCCTTGATCTTCCAAGCCAGGGCATGCTCGCGGCCACCGTTGCCGATAACGAGCACCTTCATGATGGATCGACCCAGTTTGAGGAAATGGAAATCGCTTCGTCCGAACCATCCTCATTCTTTCCGCCCAGCGCATGATTGGCAATGCCGGACTGCCGCGATCCCATCCCGAGACGTTGAATTGACGCTCGCCGATCGGAATTGTTCTAAAACGAGTTCATTCCGCCTGGCTCCCTGCCAATTCTTCCGGGCGCGGAAAAGGGGACATTCTACTTTTCTTGACCGGACGGGTGGATTTTGGTAGTTTGGCGCGATGGCCAGAACGGCGCGCGCTTCTGCTGGCGGGATGTGTTACCATGTGCTCAATCGCGGCAATGGCCGGGCGGAGGTGTTTCACAAGGACGGCGACTTCGCGGCGTTCCTCGAGCTGATGGCCGAGGCCAACGAGCGTTTGCCGTTGCGGATTTTGGGCTACGTGCTGATGCCCAATCATTTTCATCTGGTGCTGTGGCCGCGGGGCGACGGAGATTTGAGCCGGTGGATGCAATGGCTGCTCACGTCGCACGTGCGGCGTTATCATCGGCATTACCAGGGTAGCGGCCACGTGTGGCAAGGGCGGTTCAAGGCCTTTCCGATCGAGCAAGACGACCACCTGCTGACCGTGCTGCGTTACGTGGAGCGCAATCCGCTGCGAGCTAACTTGGTCCGGCGGGCGGAGGCCTGGGCCTGGTCGAGTTTGTCGTGGCGCGCGAGCGGCAAACGCCCCGAGTTGCTTTCCGATTGGCCTGTGCCCTGCCCAAGAAACTGGCTGGCGACGGTCAACGCGGCTGAGAACGAAACCGAACTCGCGGCGTTACGTCGCAGCCTTGTTCGCGGCGCTCCGTTCGGCGGCGAACGTTGGAGCGAGCGAATCGCCGCGCGGTTGGGCCTCGAATCCTCGCTGCGTCCTCGCGGAAGACCCAAGAAGCAGAAAAAGTAGAATGTCCCCTTTTCTCTCCCGACGAAATCCGCGAGATTGCCGAGACCTATTTTGGAGGAAGTCCATGAACGGCGACGCGGAATCACAACTTCTGTACATCGCTTCAAAGCTGGTGGGAAACGAATGTTGGAACGTCAGCGCGGGTGGTGCAACTGGTTCGCGGTTCATCCTGGACTTTGGCGCAAAGCTAAAATGGGTGATCGACCCTAGGAACGTGCTGCTCAATGCGAGGCTCCAAGACAGTTACCACGGCGAATTCGGCCTTCAGGTCGGGTGCGCCGCGTGGCGATTGGATAGCGAGGAAAAACCGCTAACGGCTTGGACGGACCTCGCAGTGCCGGGTGGCCCGATGGTTGCAGGGCTGGAGCTGCTGCGCGGATGTGTCGTCGTGAGCGCAGAGATCACGAGACCAGCGCTCGATCTCGTCTTGGCGTTCGATAAGCGGTACTTTCTCCGAGTGTTCTGCGATCAGTTTGACGAACGGTTTGACAACTATAGTTTATCATTCCGAGGTACCTATGTGAGCGTTGAAGCGCGATCGCGGGCAGTTGTTAGTGGGACAGGAGAAGCGGTCGGGGATCAATGATTACGCGATTGAGCCCACGCTTGGTACGATCACGACAGCCGATTGACTTCCGCGGCCAGTTACTACGACGGCTATGGGGGCATATCGTACAGTTGGGACGGCAACGGAGACTCGACGCTCTCCGGCTACGTGACCGGCAAGGGGAACCGGCTGCTCAACGACGGGACCTACAAATATGTGTACGACAAAGCGGGGCACGTCACGCAACGCTACACGAGCACCGCGGAGACCGACTATACCTGGGACAATCGGGGCCGGCTGGTCACGGTCAAGGATTACACCAAGAGCGGCAGCACGCTGACGCAGGTCCAACAGGTGGACCTGTGGTACGACGCCTTCAACAATCTGATCGGCCGCACCCTGACGCCGTATATCAGCGGCAATCCGGGGACGCCCGCGACCGCTCGCTTCATTTACGACGGCCCGGCGCCAGGCTCAGGGCCAGGCCACGCCGTCCTGGCCTTTAACGGGAACCAGTCGCTCACCGACCGCTACCTGTGGGGACCAGCGTTGGATCAGATCCTGGCCGATGAGCGGTTCACGCCGAGCGGGAGCAACTGGATGCCTTCCAGCGCCGGCACAACCTATTGGGCGCTGACGGACAACGCGAGGAAAAGCGCGGGCGAGGAAAAGGGGACATTCTACTTTCTCGTGAAAAGTAGAATGTCCCCTTTTCTTGTCTTGCCCGGATCGGGAGATTCGATCGAAACACTGAGCTTGTGAAACCCGATTTGCAGAATGCGCCCGACGTTCTCGGCGCCGAGCAGGCTGCCGTTGGTTATCAGCGAAATCTTCGCTTGTGGGTGGAGGCGGCGGATCAACTCTGCCATCTCGAAGAACTGGGGATGGAGCATCGGCTCCCCTTCCCCCTGCAACTCGACTATGCCGCACGTTCGCGACCGACCGCAGAATCTGCGCGAAGCGGTCCAGCGGCATGTTCTGCTGCGGCATGTGCCGGCCGGCGCAGAACCCGCAGGTGAAATTACACCGCGTCGTCGGCTCGATCTGCAAGAACGGGACATCGAGCGTTGACATAAACTGCGTTCATTTCGGCGGCGCGGAGGTGATCGCCAGCCCGGTCACCGGCTTGTCGTCCTTGTCGAGAAACCGAGCGCAGATTCCCGAAGGTCCGTCGCCGTTGATCAGCGTGAAGGTGACGAGGTTCGTTCCTTGCTTGAGCGCGATGGCCTCAGAGTGATCGGTGTCTTTCTCGGCGGCGCGAGCTGCGTAAACACGGATCAACTCTTTGCCGTTGACTCGCCACAGCGAATCATCGTCTGAGCCGATGGCCAACCGGACGTCAGGCATGTCGTTGGGGACGACCACATAGGCCACGCCCAGATAGACGACGTTGTCGGTGCCTTTGCTCTGATCTTGAGCGATCTTGTTCGTATCGAGCGTGAAATCGGCGGCCTCGACCGCTTGCCAGGGCATCTCGGCGCCGTCCACGGTCGATTTATCGCCGGCCGAGGGTTTGAGATCCTTCTGGCCGGAGAAATACTCCTTGTCCAAGAACTCCTTGCAGGCAGCCTCGTTGTGCTCGCTCACTTTCTGATCGACCGAGATTGGCCCGAGCACGAGCCAGTTGCGGATGAAGCCCTCGTCATCGACCTTGAAGGTCTTGGCGTCGTCCGCCCGCAGATTCGCAGCCGCGATCAACGCGGCACTAATCCCGATGGCGAAACAAGTCTTAATGCTCATGACCGGCCTCCTAGAGATAGAGTTGAGTTGGAGCGGGCTGATCTTAACGGCACCGCCAGAATCGATCGCATAGCCGCCGATGCTACACCTGCCCGCGGCACAGGTCAATCCGCCGGTCAAGGCCAAACGGGGCAAAAAAGGGGCAGGCCGAAATCGCACTTCCAGAGATGTAAAGGATTGCGGCGTAATGATTTCTTGATGCAACTCGCCCATGATGGAAACGGGGCGTAGGCACCGTCAGTAGCCACTTTTGATGTCGCTCAAACACGGTGATTCGGCCTGCCGCAAGGCGGCCGGAAAAAATACTTGCGTTGTCCGCGACAATCGCTATAATCACTTTCACGCATCCTCAATGGGGATGCCTCGTCCACTATCCATTCCGGAGGGTGCTTCAGCCGGTGTGGGATGCTTGGCGGCGCGTGGAGTCTGCAGCGCAACGAATTGATTGAGCTATATGCCGACGTGGCGAGCTTGAGCGGATCGTAAACAATTGGACCCGGCACCAGGGATTTTCGTCGAGAGGTCTGCTCGTGAGTATCAAATCAATTCGGCTCGCACCTTTGGCGTTGGCAGCGGCAATTGCCCTCTTGATGTTGGCAGCGGCACCAACGGCGTCTTTGGCCGTAGCGCCTCTCGCTCCAGGTGTTAGTCTTGATAGGCCTGGCACCACTCCACCGCTGTTCTCTCCCTACTATACGCCCGGCCCCGTGCCGGCGCAGTATTCGACCCTGCTCATCTCGACGTCGTTTCCATATCTGTTTACGGGCACTCCGAGCAACGCGTTCCTCGGGTCCGTCACGAGCGACGTTTGGAAAAACCCCGCGAACGGTCAATTGGCGTTCAGTTACAAATTCAACAATCTTTCGCCCGGTCCCACGGCCCCAGTGACGGATATCGTGCGGGTCACGCTCGACGACCCAACTCACCCCTGGAACGGAGTTTTGATCTCCGACGCCGGTTCCGACTCCTCCGGCTCATCGACGCCGCAGGGGGCCGCTCTCGGCGGCCCGTCGTGGTCAGACGGTGCCCCGTTTGTGCTCGATCGCGATGGGGTGTTCGCCGGCCTTGATGCGCAATTTCGCGACCAGAATCGCGGCACCGAACTCTTGTCGTCGACCAACGACACGTCGGCCACGTTCTGGTTCGCAACCAGCGCAACGCATTTCGGCGTGACAAACGTGGGTCTTTCCGATAGTGGCGACACCGGCAGTGCACATGCTTATGCGCCCGCGGTGCCGGAGCCAGCGAGCCTGCTGCTGCTGGCAATCGGCGGCGGATGCGGCGCTTTCGGCGCTGCGCGGAAACGTCGCGCTAAATGAAGGCTGTGGCAGTTCGCTCGATTGCCGACGGTCGTCAATTGCGCTGATTTCTCGAACAGATCGATCCCAAGAGCAGATCGGCTTTGGATCGAACGCGCATGCGCGGCGCATTTCTGAACAGCGCGTTCCGCGAAATAGACCGCGGGCTGCCGTTGGCCGCAAATGGTTCGTTATTTTGAAATTGGAATAAGTTTCTGGAATAAAAGGGGGCCCGTATCGCGAACGAGGTTGGCGCGCCGGGCTGCAAGCATGCATCGGGCACGAGCGGCCAACGCGGAACTGGCGTGCGCCGGATGGCTATAAGCATTGGCCTATTTTCGCTCAGCCGTTTGCAATAGCGCCGGTGGGTGTTTATGATCGTCTTTCGATGAAATCGCTTCGATTGGATGTCGCCGCCAAGTCACGATCGCTTGGCATCGGCCAGGGATGGACAACTGCGCGTTTTGCGGTTTTGGAACGAGGAGATTTGTTTGATGCCTGTAAAAACTTTGGAAGACCGGGCCGAGAAAGGCCCGGAGGCTCCGTCGGGCGACGGAGTTGAGAAGGCCACGCTTGCCGCTGCACCCACCATCCCGACAGCGCAGCCCACGCCTGCCGCTCTAACGGTCGATGCGAAGAGTGCCGTTTGCAATTACGCGAACTTCTGCCGCGTCACCGGAGCGCCTGAAGAAGTGCTCTTGGATCTGGGGCTCAACGACAACCCCATGACCATCCCCACCGAGCCCGTGGTGATTTCTCAACGTGTCGTGCTGAATTACTTTACGGCGAAACGATTGCTCCACGCCCTGCAGCTTACGATCCAGCGGCATGAGGCGGCCTTCGGAGCGATCGAGATCGACGTACAAAAGCGGGTCACGCCGCGCGGACGTTAGCCGCGAGACGTCGCGGTTGGCCCGCCCGCAATTCAGGTCCCTTGGCCAGCCTTATCGACGGCTTTTCCCAGGCTTGGCCGGCAATGGTGGTCGCGTGGCGGCCAACGGGCTTTCGCTCGTTTTGAGGTTAATTCGGCAAGATTTCTTGTGCCGCTTGTAAATCGTGATTGTATTTCCCCTCATGTGTATCGCAATCGCTGGCTGCAATTGAGGGCTCATTTATCCACTAAGGACCGCCATCATGGCACGCTTTCGCTCACGAACATCGCGATCCCGATCTAGCACGTCGCGATCCTGGTTGAAATCGGTCCTTCGCTTTCGTCGGCACTTCCCCAAACTGCTGCGGGGCGACTTCTGGCGCACCGACAGCGCCGACGGACTCTGGCAGTCGCTCTTCCGCCGCAAGAAGAAAACCGAAAAGCGCCGCCATCATCGCCGCACCGGCGCCAGCGGCTGGAGCCCGATGCCGATCGGAATGCAGCCTGAGGCGCTGGAAGCCCGCGTGCTGCTGACGGGGACGACCTACGTCAACGACAACTGGATTGACAATTCCGGCAATTTCCACACCGGCGATCCGGTGACGAACACCGGCACCGGCGACGACGGCACGGTCACTGCGAT of Pirellulales bacterium contains these proteins:
- the purD gene encoding phosphoribosylamine--glycine ligase; this translates as MKVLVIGNGGREHALAWKIKASPRVEQVFVAPGNAGTEIDAENVDLSPLDFPRLIKFVRQNAIDLTIVGPEGPLVGGIVDAFSVEKLRIFGPSRLAAELEGSKVFCKNLLRQASVPTAEYQVFRDPARAATFLREREDVPVVVKADGLAAGKGVFVCKGRNEAIEAVHKIGRDRQFGDAGNQLVIEERLDGQEASVLAITDGRTIVSLPPAQDHKAAFDGDTGPNTGGMGAYSPTPLVTEADLRRIEEQVLVPTVHAMKRARRPFRGVLYAGLMMTNQGPKVLEFNVRFGDPECEPLLMRLQSDIVDLMEAVVDGRLDQIVPPVWDPRPAVCVVMASAGYPGDYERGRPIRGLDEAAKVPDVKVFHAGTTRTDGKVVTNGGRVLAVTALGSTIPAAKLSAYTAVKQIRWEGAWCRKDISDKAQGKIS
- a CDS encoding transposase, with product MARTARASAGGMCYHVLNRGNGRAEVFHKDGDFAAFLELMAEANERLPLRILGYVLMPNHFHLVLWPRGDGDLSRWMQWLLTSHVRRYHRHYQGSGHVWQGRFKAFPIEQDDHLLTVLRYVERNPLRANLVRRAEAWAWSSLSWRASGKRPELLSDWPVPCPRNWLATVNAAENETELAALRRSLVRGAPFGGERWSERIAARLGLESSLRPRGRPKKQKK
- a CDS encoding PEP-CTERM sorting domain-containing protein (PEP-CTERM proteins occur, often in large numbers, in the proteomes of bacteria that also encode an exosortase, a predicted intramembrane cysteine proteinase. The presence of a PEP-CTERM domain at a protein's C-terminus predicts cleavage within the sorting domain, followed by covalent anchoring to some some component of the (usually Gram-negative) cell surface. Many PEP-CTERM proteins exhibit an unusual sequence composition that includes large numbers of potential glycosylation sites. Expression of one such protein has been shown restore the ability of a bacterium to form floc, a type of biofilm.), producing MSIKSIRLAPLALAAAIALLMLAAAPTASLAVAPLAPGVSLDRPGTTPPLFSPYYTPGPVPAQYSTLLISTSFPYLFTGTPSNAFLGSVTSDVWKNPANGQLAFSYKFNNLSPGPTAPVTDIVRVTLDDPTHPWNGVLISDAGSDSSGSSTPQGAALGGPSWSDGAPFVLDRDGVFAGLDAQFRDQNRGTELLSSTNDTSATFWFATSATHFGVTNVGLSDSGDTGSAHAYAPAVPEPASLLLLAIGGGCGAFGAARKRRAK
- a CDS encoding DUF3467 domain-containing protein — protein: MPVKTLEDRAEKGPEAPSGDGVEKATLAAAPTIPTAQPTPAALTVDAKSAVCNYANFCRVTGAPEEVLLDLGLNDNPMTIPTEPVVISQRVVLNYFTAKRLLHALQLTIQRHEAAFGAIEIDVQKRVTPRGR